Proteins encoded in a region of the Pseudomonas viciae genome:
- a CDS encoding gamma-glutamylcyclotransferase: MTAIESVIPCAPYPPRLDLGPQLTREQLLASMQSTMSRHQGGPVWLFAYGSLIWRPECTAVERMRGRVHGYHRGLYLWSHEHRGTPELPGLVFGLDRGGSCSGFAYRLPQENLEDSLFALWQREMPFPSYRPHWLSCRLEDGNRVQALGFVLERHLPSYAGNLPDHVLSQVFESACGRYGSTRDYVEQTIHALRSHAMPDRNLEARLKRCKSALDQAIASRL, translated from the coding sequence ATGACCGCTATCGAATCCGTCATTCCCTGTGCACCGTATCCGCCACGCCTTGACCTGGGGCCGCAGCTGACCCGTGAACAACTGCTTGCCTCGATGCAATCGACCATGAGTCGTCACCAGGGCGGTCCGGTCTGGCTGTTCGCTTACGGTTCCTTGATCTGGCGGCCGGAATGCACGGCGGTGGAGCGGATGCGCGGCCGGGTTCATGGCTATCATCGCGGTTTGTATTTGTGGTCTCACGAACACCGCGGCACCCCGGAATTGCCGGGGTTGGTGTTCGGTCTGGATCGCGGTGGTTCGTGCAGCGGGTTTGCTTATCGCTTGCCGCAGGAGAATCTCGAGGACTCGCTGTTTGCCCTGTGGCAGCGCGAGATGCCGTTCCCGTCCTATCGTCCCCATTGGCTCAGTTGCCGTCTCGAAGATGGCAACCGGGTGCAAGCCCTGGGTTTTGTGCTGGAACGGCACCTGCCCAGCTATGCCGGCAACTTGCCGGACCATGTGCTGAGCCAGGTGTTCGAAAGCGCCTGCGGGCGTTACGGCAGCACCCGCGATTATGTCGAGCAGACCATCCACGCCCTGCGTAGCCACGCCATGCCAGACCGGAATCTGGAGGCGCGGCTCAAGCGCTGTAAATCGGCGTTGGATCAGGCGATCGCTTCGCGGCTCTGA